One genomic region from Bacillus rossius redtenbacheri isolate Brsri chromosome 6, Brsri_v3, whole genome shotgun sequence encodes:
- the LOC134532918 gene encoding uncharacterized protein LOC134532918: MDVEQLIVEVFARKPLWQVKNCQHHNRGVIDKLWGEVASALESDTEELRKKWKNLKDRFRKELRKIRDKKSGADGATQQESDWPFFPLLHFLRDQMTPAQMSGNLQEMTASEIHDTAGNSDDEGGQETQVRFASERTVDRPQTPPNTLVRTPDTHELVRKRKRDNSQDVATQKLLQIEEKKLEFLRKENEQEKNDDYHFCMSIIPHMNNFTSRQKLRVRNRIQSVIIEELDKIEGTQTNQDGLTGYVYGEDGHYTQLPIHNNQSYLPGPSHI, encoded by the exons ATGGATGTAGAGCAGCTAATTGTTGAAGTGTTCGCCAGAAAGCCTTTGTGGCAAGTGAAAAATTGCCAGCATCACAATCGAGGTGTGATAGATAAATTGTGGGGAGAAGTTGCATCAGCTTTGGAGTCTGATA CAGAAGAATTGCGTAAGAAATGGAAGAATTTGAAAGACCGATTCAGGAAGGAGCTGAGAAAAATAAGAGATAAGAAGTCAGGTGCTGATGGGGCTACCCAACAGGAAAGTGACTGGCCATTTTTTCCATTGTTGCACTTCTTACGGGATCAGATGACTCCAGCACAGATGAGCGGTAATTTGCAAGAAATGACAGCTTCTGAAATCCATGATACAGCAGGAAACAGTGATGATGAGGGAGGACAGGAGACACAAGTACGGTTTGCAAGTGAAAGAACAGTAGATCGACCGCAAACACCTCCAAACACGTTAGTTCGGACACCAGATACTCATGAGCTTGTTCGAAAAAGGAAAAGAGACAATTCACAGGACGTGGCCACGCAGAAGCTCTTACAAATAGAGGAGAAAAAACTGGAATTCCTACGAAAGGAAAACGAGCAAGAGAAAAATGATGACTACCATTTTTGTATGAGCATTATTCCACATATGAATAACTTCACCTCGCGACAAAAATTGCGTGTGCGTAACAGAATTCAAAGTGTGATTATTGAAGAGTTAGATAAAATAGAAGGCACACAGACTAATCAAGATGGGCTAACAGGATACGTGTACGGGGAGGACGGTCACTATACACAATTACCAATTCACAACAACCAGTCATACCTCCCAGGACCTTCTCATATTTAA